The following DNA comes from Brassica oleracea var. oleracea cultivar TO1000 chromosome C5, BOL, whole genome shotgun sequence.
TCTTCTTTACTCTTTCCATTGAAGTCTCTTCACCGCAAGGCGATTTACTTCTCTGTGAGCGACGATAGCTACCTCCGTCGTGACTCCATCACCTTTACCTCTTGAATATCCTCAGGCACATCTAATCTCTTCTCATCATAAGCGATTAGGATCTTCTGTTAAAAATATCAAGTGAATCTTGTGGGTATGTAACTAACCCGTGGATTCTTCTCTTTTGCATATCTTCTCAGACGGCTCGTGTCTCTTCTTTGGACGCGATTGAGATTCTGACAAGTACCTGAGCTCACACCTGAGCTCCACCATCACGCTCCACCTCTTCCGTAGACCAAGTAATCTCCTTTCTCGGCGAACCCTTTATAATATGCTTTTCATTTGTCGATCTGACTTCTCTGAATTGTTTCATGAGTTGATTCAGCTCGATGATGAGCTACCATAGTTTCTAGCTTGAAACCCTTCCTTGATTAAACATTTGATTCAGCTCCCTGAGCTGTTAACAAACTATCATGTTTTGTTGGTAAGCCTTTCCTCAAATACTCTTTTGATAGGTAACACTCTTAAGTTTGTTACTCACAACTGTATTTTGTGGCTTGATGTAGATTCACTTTATCTGAGATGTTGGTGATAAGTTTCTGAACTCTTTCCTGATCTGGATGCTTGCTTCTGACGGCTCACGAAGCACTTTCTGGATCACAGTGTCTTTCATATGGGAATGTCTGGTGGCCCAATGTTGCTCCACCTGAACATGTCCTTCTGCCTCGGTTCTTATTATCCTCCAGGTGATTCCTCCTTCTTCTACTGACACTCCCTGTTGTATTTGATTTCCCTTTTCCGCACACACTGACTATTTGTTTTATGTCTGTGTATTGCGAGAATGAAATCATACAACTTGAATCACCTAGAACGTCTCTAGTCTTATCAGTTCACATTCAAAAGCTCACAGCAAAGCTGGAACTTCTGACCAGGTATCGTCTTAGTTAAGAAATCTGCAGGATTAACATTAGTATGGATATTGTTTAGGACAATGTCTCCTGCTTCCACTAGGTCTCGAATGAAATTGAACTTGGTAGTTATGTTCTTCTCGTGATTGACTGGATTTCTTGCTAGAGCTAGGGCACTTTGAGAATCGCAGTAGAGTTTGATCCCCTTGCTTAAAACCTAGTTCAGCGCATATTTCCTTTAGCCACATTGCTTCTTTAGCTGCTTCATTGATAGCCATGTACTCTGCTTCTGTAGTAGATAGAGCAACCACTGATTGTAAACATGACTTCCATGAGATAGTGTTGCCTCCAAATTTGAATGCATATCATGTTACTGAACGCCTTCTGTCTATGTCTGTTGCATAATCTGTGTCTGTGTATCCTTCTACTAGACGTGTAGAGTTCTTCTTGAATGTTAAATTCGAATCAACTGCTCCCTTTAGGTACCTTAGAATCCACTGAACAGCTTTCCAGTGTTCTCTTCCTGGTCTACTCATGAATCAGCAGACATAGCCTACTGCGAACCCTTGGTGAGGTCTGGAGCCTACCATGGCGTACATTAGGCTCCCCACGGCGCTAACATAGGGAATCCTTTCCATCTGAGAAGCCTCCACTTTCCATTCATCATCTGTGAGACTTCTTAATTTGAAATGTGATGCAGTAGGAGTAATCACAGGCTTAGCGTCCTGCATTCCAAACGTTCTTAGGACTTTCTCAATGTAGTTGCTCTGAGATAGGATCAGGGTTCCTCTCTCTCGATCCCTTGTGGTATCCATGCCCAAGATTCTTGAGGATTTTCCCATATCCTTCATCTCAAATTCTCCACTTAGCTTCTCCTTAAGATCTTTGATCACCTTATTGTTTCCTAAGGCAATCAACATGTCATCGACATATAGGAGTAGATAGATAGCCTTATCCGTTTGAACATCCCTCATGTAGACACATAGGTCCTTACTGCAACGTTCAAATAACTGATCCTTCATGAAGCTGTTGAACCGATGGTTCCATCTTCTTGGGGATTGATTCAAGCCATACATAGACTTCCTTAACATGCATACTTTATTCTCTGTCCATGGCTTTATGAACCCCTCAGGTTGTTCCATTAGGATTCTTTCCTCTAGGCTCCCATGTAGGAAGACAGTTTTAACATCCATCTATTCTAGTTCTAAATTCAAATTCACCACAATGCTGAGCATAAGTCTGATAGAGACATGTTTCACAACATGTGAAAATATCTCATTGTAGTCAATCCCTTATGTCTGAGAATATCCTTTAGCAACTAGTCTGTCTTTGTATTGTTCATCCTCAACACCTGGGATTCCTGGCTTTAGCTTGAATAGCCATCTGCATCCAACAAACTTTGCCTTTGCAGACCTATCAATGAGATCCCAGGTTCTATTCTTTCTATGAGATTCCATTTCTTCTTTTGTTGCATGCTTCCATAGTTTCTTTTCCTGGCTTCTCATAGCTTCTGCATAGCTTTTTGGTTCCAGAACTTCCAAATCCTCAATCACATTGAGAGCGTAAGCTACAAAATTTCCATCTTCATATCTAGATGGTGGTCTCACATTCTGTCTTCATTCTCTATCTCGTGCCAGAACATAGGTATTTAGAGTTTCAGTGTCACCACTCTCACTCTCACCCTCGTGATCACTTTCACTATCAACTTCGTGATCTTGTTCTTGATCACTGGAGCTGTTAGAGCTAGATGATGATGATTCTTCTCCACCTTGATCAGATGTGTATTTGGATTCGACAGAAGGAGAAGGCCCTCTGATCAAATCATCACTGAATGAGACCTTCTTCTTAGCTAGTTTGTCAGTTCCTTTGGTCACTTCTGTGCTTTGTTTTTCTTTAGCAATAGTGTACTTGTAAAGCTCTTCTTCGTTGAAAACAACGTTTCTGCTGGTTATACATCTGCCTTCGTCCTCTATCCAAACTCGGTAACCTTTAGTACCCATAGGATATCCCACGAACACTCCCTTTATGGCTCTATGTCCCGTTTTCTCCTCAGTTACATGAACATAAGCAGTGCATCCAAATGTTCTGAGATGTCCCAAGTCGGGTTTAGCTCATGTCCAAACTTCTTCAGGCATTTTGAATTCTAGTGTAGAGTTAGGTGACCTGTTAATCAGATGGATAGCAGTAGATGCAGCTTCTGCCCAGAAGCTTTGGTCTAAGCTAGATTCGGCTAACACGCATCTCACTTTATCCATGATGGTTCTGTTCATCCTTTTTGAGACCCCATTCTGCTGCGGGGTATAGCTGCATGTTCTGTGACGTTTAATTCCAGCATGTTTGCAGTAGTTATCAAACTGTCTATTATAGAATTCCAACCCATTATCTGTCCTTAGGCATTTGATTTTCTTCTCTGTCTTAGTTTCAACCTCAGCTTTCCATTCTCTGAACTTAGAAAATACCTCATCCTTAGTCTTCAGAAAATAAATCCAGACTTTCTTCAAAAAATCATCAATAAAAGTCACAAAGTAGTTGTTCCAGCAAGACTGTCTGGTGTAGAAGGAGAACCCCAAAGGCCAGAGTGAACATACTCTAGAATCCCCTTAGTAACATGCTTAGCCTTAGGAAAACCTTGCTTGTGAGATTTTCCAATTATGCAGTGTTCACAGAAATCCAATGTCTTAACCTCCTTGTCAATGATAAATTCCCGTTTGACAAGTTCAGACATATTATTAAGACTCATATGACCGAGGCGTGAATGCCAAACATTAGTCATATTCTTCTCAACTTTAGATAGATTAGCCTCTCCTCTTAAGACTGTTCCGTGAAGATAATATAATCCTTGATGATATTTCCCTGAGATAACCTTCTTGTTGTCCTTGTAGAAATTAACCATGAGATCTTTACCTTCATATCTGCATCCTAAATTTTCCAACATACCATAAGAGATTAAATTTCTACTCATACCAGGCATGTATCTCACGCCTGTTATAATCACGCTAGAGCCATCTGCATTCAGAATTTTAATCTTCCCAATTCTTTGAATGTTGTTGTGTGTGTTATTTGCCATTAACACTTTTCCACCTTTTAAATTCTTTCAGGTCGAATATGAAGCTTTTATTAGGTGTAATATGGAATGAGCAGCTGGAATCCATTACCCATTCCTCCTTGGTGTCGTGGGTACTAACTGTAAGTATCATTGGTTCCTTAGATTCCTCTGCTAAGTTAGCTGAATCTTGCGGTTTGAATTGCTTCTTGTCAGGGCACTCACACTTTCAGTGGCCCTCCTTACCGCATATAAAACACCCCTTTGTGTTTTTGTTGTTCCTGGGACACAATTTAGACCGTCCATGTCTGCATTGGATCTTCCCTTATAGGATTTTCCATTGCCTTTGCCAGAACGTTGGTCTGATCTTCCCATGTCTGCCACCATCAGACCTTCTCCACCTGAACTGGTAAACTTGCCACTCTCGATCAACTCTCTTTCTTTTGACTTAACGGCCCCAGTAACCTCAGCTGGGCTCAGTGTGTCTCTCTCATACTTGAGAGTCTCCTTGAGTTGATCATACTTGTTAGGTAGAGAACTTAGCAGTAGAATGGCTTGAACTTCCTCTGATACTTCAACTTGCAAATTGTTTAAATCTGCCACTAGCTTTAGGAAGTCATCCACATTCTCATCAATAGATTTTGAATCAACCATCTTGAAAGTGTAGAATCTGAGATGTAGATAAATTTGGTTGGGTAAAGAAGTCTCTGTGTACAGGCTATTCAATGTACTCCACATTGCAGCAGCAGTCTCACAGTGTTGAATTTTCCTTAAGACTTTGTTCCCAACATTCAGCACAATCAGGTCCTTGGCTTTCTCTGATTTTTCGAATTTTGCAGGATCAATAGCAGGTGTGGGTGTAACGATTCCAGCTAGCCCCTTACCAGTGTCTTTCATGGCAGACTCTGGTTCATCCTTTGTGTCAGGATCATCCTTTAAAAGCTTCTCGTCAGTGAGAATAACTTTTAAGCCGAGCACTCCAAAGTGAGCAAACATCCTCACTTTCCATAGTGCGAAGTCACCATCACTCTCGAACCTGTCTGATCTCGATGCGTTCCTTTGACTTCACCATCGAGGAGCAGATACTGAATATGCACCTCCTTTGTCTCTATCTATCCTAAGCAACCTTGATGTAAACTGGATGCTTTGATACCACTTGTAGAGATTATTAGCTTTAGGTTACTTAGGTTAGAAACTATCTTGACCTAGGTCTTAGTACTGAAAGTAAAAGACACACACGATTTAACGAGTTCCCGGCCTCTAGTACGGTACGTCTCGTGGGAGAACTTCTGCTCCCAAAATCCACTAGATCAAAAAGACTCCTAGCAACACCAAATCAGTGTGTTAGATAGTTTGTTTACAAAGAACCAAATACTCCAAAGCTAGAAGATACAACAAAGCCCTTAGATAATAGTCTTACGCCTAAGCTATGTATCTTGTATTGTTGTCTCCTTCCTCTTGCTTATCCTTGATTGATCTGATTCTTGTTGCTGTAAACTCTGAGTTTCCTTAATGCTTTCGTAACCCTAATCATCATACTAACATCTAATATATATGCTTCGTATGTGATCAGGTGTCATAAGTTGGAGTGGGCCTGTGTATTCATGATGACATGATGTTGTTGCTGGCCCTTCTGACTCCTAGCGAGACCAAACCTTCACAACAATCAATTTTAAACTTTTGATATTCTTTTTAACACTCCAAGTTTTCAGGTTTTAAGTTTTTGAAATTTTTACATTTTTCTTTTGTAATCTTATATATTAACTTTGTATTTTAATCCAAAATCTAAAGAAAAAGTTTTAATTATACATTTTTACAATTTCGTTTTCAAAGTTCATAAATAGCAAAATTACAATCGTTTAAATTACCAATGTAAATGATATCAAAGCCAGGTTTTGATCATACTGATGCTAAACCTCATGTTGTGTACAAATTTGCGGGAAACAAACATTCAAAGGACATGCAAGCTTCACTTTATTTGCAAGGAACAATGTCATCAAACCGAGAGCGTAATTATAAAATGTATGAAACTTCAGATTCATTTATAAAAATACAGTAGGATATTATTTTACTGGCCAATGACCCGCTTGGCACCGTCTAAGGTGTTCCTCAGCAGCATCGCCACTGTCATTGGACCTACACCACCAGGGACAGGAGTTATGCAACCTGCAACTTTACAAGCTTCTGCGTAATCAACATCTCCAACCAACCGGTATCCTGACTTCCTGCTCGGGTCGCTCACTGCATTAGTTCCAACATCGATCACCGCAGCACCTGGCTTAATCCAGTCGCTCTTAATCTGAAATGCAAAGACCAAGAGTGAGTGTTTATCTACAAGAGCTAGACTGTATTATCTTCTCAAAGACAAGTGAAAACGTCTGGAAAAAAAAAACTCACCATGCAGGCTTGTCCGGCTGCAGCAATAACGATGTCAGCTTCGCGTATGATAGCCTCAGGATCTTTGGTGTGAGAATGTACGGTTGTAACAGTAGCATCAGCCTTGAGCAATAGAAGCGAAACAGGTAATCCAACAATGTTGCTGCGACCTACTACAACTGCTCGTTGCCCTTTTATCTTTACGCCACTTCTCTTTAAGAGTTCCAAACATCCCTGCACACAAACAAAATCACCTCACCACTAGCAAATTTTCTTGGCACTTGTTAAGAGTCTGTATGGAAAAGAAGGAAGGAGACAGTACCTTTGGGGTGCATGGAAGGAAGAGGGGCTCTCTGCCTTTCATGGCTAGCTTACCAATATTCAGAGGATGGAAGCCATCTACATCTTTATCAATGCTGATTGCACTTAAAACATTCTCCTCATTGATATGTTTCGGCAACGGGAGTTGAACTAATATACCTGCAAAATCAAGTGCATTCATAGTTGGGATTAAATGATCATACAAAAATGAAGCATTTATTTACAATAAAGCTAACCGTGGACATCAGGATCTGAATTGAGTTGATGAACTTTGCTGATAAGATCAGCTTCAGAAACATCCTCTGGTAGGTCCACATCAACTGATTTGATCCCAACCTCAGCACACGCTTTCCTCTTCATATTCACATAAGTTTGTGAATCTTTCCGTGCACCAACTATAACCACCGCTAGTCCTGGGACCTGCTCCAAGGTAAAATATCAGACTCGGTTGAAGCATAGAAACAAACAAATTCAAACCTTTTGCTGCTTTGTAACAATAATAAACCATATAAACTAAACATACCATCTGTATAGGGGCTAAAGTAGACACAAAAGTTAAATGCTTTAGCGAACCAAACGCAAAATATCTAGAAGTGACCAACGCAGACGCAGTTTCAAACGATTTAACTGAACGGGAGCTAACGTTTGAGAGATGTGATTACAGAATACTAAAAAACTAACATAAAAGTAAAGTTTTAATATTTCAATAATCTCATGATCAATCACGGTTCGGTTAGAAGAGGAGAGAGTATCATACTAACAGAGACACATCTCAATATTCAGACACTGAGTCTTTAGAGCAGTAAAAAAAATCGTTTCTTTGGATCCTTAACAGTGCTAAAACCATGAAACTGACTATAATTGCTGTAAAGTGAGTCTACCTTGCCGTGTTTCTCAGATAGATCGCGAACTTCCTCGGCGATCTCTAATCGGATGGTATGAGCAATCGCCTTTCCATCGATTATCTTCGCCGTTTGATCAGATGAAGCCATGAAGCTTGTTTGGGAAAAATAAAAAAATCTGAGACTCTGGTTAGGTGTGACAGTGTATCATCCATCCACAGTCGAATGATAACGAAGCAGACTTTATTGAATCTATAAATCCATCCACGAATAGGAAGACACTTGTACTCCTGCAACCAAACAAAGTTAATTTTTCCAACTAAACGACAGTCGATAAAAACGGCGTCGTACAGTGTGGGTCCCGTCGTAACATTCACGAGGCTTTGTCCCCAGACGGCGTTAGTAAAGTAGTACACGGAGAATCTTTTTTTTTCCCTCCCAGACTTTCACGCAACAGTAAAGTAAGTTTTGGCGGTAAATCGGGGTCAAAGGAGGTGTACGTGTCGAGATATCATTGGCTGAGAGTGCGCGTATGTAAAATGTATACGCATGTATGTGTATGTATACTGTACTTGGTATTGTTTTTCCCGCGCAAGATGTATTATTTTCTAGGGTTTGCCGCACAAATCATACCCCACAGTCTAGAGAGAGAGAGAGAGTCAGAAGAGAGGGAATATTGGTAGGAGATTGACAAAGATCTCTCCTTTCATAACTGTTTAATTCGTCCATTTCAAGTGGAGAGTTTCTTAAAAGTTGGATCCTTTGTTTCAAACTTTAACCAGCTGACGTCTCCTTTTTTTGGGATCTGTGATACAGAAACAAAGGTAAGATCTTTCCCCCTTTCGTGTGTATCCTGAGAAATAAAAAATCGAAACTTTATTATTGGGGAATTTGCGAGTTTTGTTTCCTCTCATAGTGTGTTAGAATCATTGTTCGATGTCTTCGTTTCAATGGGTTTTGATGTGGTTCTTCAATTTACGCATCGTATTGCCTTGGAAAAAGTATTGTTTTTTATTAATTGGGAAGAGCAATTAGGTTAAAAAAAAATTCATGTTTTCAGCTGAGCTGACACGACCATGGAAGAAGTTCAGCCACCAGTGACCCCACCCATTGACCCCAATGGTAAAAGAAGTGAAGCCATTCTCTCTGACTTATGCGAGGTTTTACTCTTATCTTTGCCTGTTTTATATACATTATACGTAGATACCACTGAGGATGATTTGAAGATTAGATAAGCTCTAATCCCTAGAATTGATTTTCTTATTTGCAGAAAGTTCTGTCTCTTGAAGGGAGCAGTTGCGACGAAGCTTTGAAGTTGTTTACTGAAACCAAACCGATTTTGTCAGCAAACATGGCTAACATTGGAAGTGGAACGGTGAAATTCTGTTTTTGTTTTCATCTCTTTTGTCGGTTAAGAGTATGATTCACTATGACTTAATTCTTTTTTATTCTACTTATTAGCGAGAGGAAGTAGAGAGGTTCTGGTTTGCGTTTGTTCTCTACTCAGTGAAGATGCTTACTGTTAGAAAACAAGTCGACGGACAGTCTGTGCCTGTTGATAATAGGTTTAATCTATGTCAGATACTGAGGGCTCTAAAGCTCAAGTACGTAATGCCCAGTTCATCCCTCCTAAATTAGCTCTCTTCTAATACAGTTGTATTGATTATATATTCTTTGTTTCTGTGTCAGTATTGTGGATTTCTTTAAAGAGTTACCTCAGTTTGTGGTCAAGGCTGGTCCTGTGCTATGTGAGCTTTATGGTGCAGACTGGGAGAACAGACTTCAGGTTCTGCTTAAGCTCTTTTTATATTATTTTATCTTAGCTCATCACTGCTAAGTTATACTTCTTCTCTTAACCTGTGTTACCTTTTCCTATTATTTGCTTACTAGGCAAAGGAGCTTCAAGCAAACTTTGTGCATCTTAGCCTTCTAAGCAAGTGAGTTTAGTTCCCCTCCTCTGTTTCGTTTTTTTCATTTTTCTTGTTCTGTGGCATGATAATGGTTGACATAGATACAGTCTCTAATACCTGAATCTGAGAAGAAAACTTTCTCATTATGCAATAATCAGAAGAGAGCTTGAATTATTCCTCCGACTTTCTATATTATCACGATTTAAAATTTCATGTCAATAGGTCTAGTGAATTGTCCTGTATGTATAACGTTTTCGGTGCTTATTTTTGGTGACAGCTACTACAAACGTGGGTACCAGGAGTTCTTCTTGACATACGATGCAAACGCAGAAAGGGCCTCAGCGAACTCTGCTAGTTATTTGCCAGATAGTTACCGTTTTGGGTGGTTACTCTTTCTGGCACTCCGAAACCACGCTTTTAGTCGATTTAAAGACCTTGTGACATGCACCAATGGCCTAGTTTCTATATTGGTTAGTGACTACCTTTGAAGTACTCCCTTGTCTGTTATTCTTTTTAGTCTTGTTATACTCTATTCACTCAACAGACGCTTTATTTTCAAAATGTATATAAGGAAAGGCTATTTTTTTCTTTCTGATGTCAGGCTATTTTGATCATACACGTCCCTTGTCGGTTTAGAAATTTCAATATCCAAGACTCTTCACGTTTTGGTAAGTGTTTATGTTCTTCTCTTCATGTAACCATGGCGGCGTTGAATATATATATTCTCTATTCTCATTTATGTGTTGAATTTTAGTTAAGAAAGGTGACAAAGAGGTAGACTTGGTTGCATCACTTTGCAAGATATATGATGCCTCAGAAGATGAGTTGAAGAAAATAATGGACCAGGCAAATAATTTGATAGAAACAATATTGAAGAAGAAGCCATCCTCAGCATCCACGTGCAAAATTGACAAGCTAGATAATATTAACCCAGGTTGGTGTCTAAGAACATTTTCCTTTCACAAATTCATATGAGTTGATTGAAACGTTACCTGATTGGAGTTTCATTTTCAGATGGCTTGACTTACTTTGAGGATTTACTGGATGAGGCATCCATCTCAACTAGCTCGATCACACTAGAAAAAGATTACGAAGATTCAGTCTGCAATAAAGGCGAACTGGATGAGAGGGTGTTCATCAATGAAGAGGATAGCTTACTCGGATCTGGAAGCTTATCTGCAGGAGCTGTAAATGTTACTGGTGTTAAGAGGAAAATTGATTCTTTGAGCTCACCTGCGAGGACATTTATAAGTCCACTCTCGCCTCATAAGTCACCTGCTGCGAAGACAAATACTATTAGCGGTGCCATCAAGTTGACAGCGACACCAGTAAGCACAGCAATGACAACTGCCAAATGGCTCAGGACTGTTATATGTCCGCTTCTGCCAAAACCCTCTCCTGGGTTGGAACATTTCCTCAAATCCTGTGATAGGGATATAACAACTGATGTCACACGAAGAGCACATGTAATATTGGAAGCTATTTTCCCAAATAGCTCCCTTGGGGACCGATGTGCAGGCGGAAGTTTACAACCTGTTAACCTGATGGATGACATATGGGCAGAACAGCGAAGATTAGAAGCTGTGAAGTTATACTACAGAGTTCTCGAGGCAATGTGTATAGCAGAAGCTCAGATTTTGCATGCAAATAATTTAAACTCTTTATTGACAAATGAGAGGTTCCATAGATGCATGCTGGCTTGTTCAGCTGAACTGGTTCTGGCTACCCACAAATCCATTACAATGTTGTTCCCGGCTGTTCTGGAGAGGACTGGGATTACAGCCTTTGATCTCTGCAAGGTTATAGAGAGTTTCATCAGACACGAAGATTCTCTGCCTAGAGAGTTGAGACGGCATCTGAACTCACTGGAGGAACGGCTTCTCGAGAGTATGGTATGGGAGAAAGGCTCTTCAATGTACAACTCCCTGATCGTTGCAAGGCCATCGCTTGCACTGGAGATCAACCGGCTCGGATTACTAGCTGAACCGATGCCATCCCTGGATGCAATTGCAGCTCTTATTAACTTCTCTGAAGGATCACATCATGCACCATCTGTCCAAAAGCATGAAACATGTCCAGGTAATTTAATTTGTCTTTGCGAACCTGCTATTGATGGTGATTTTCTTACCACAAACTTCAAATTTACTGCCATTCAGGACAAAACGGGGATATGAAATCGCCCAAAAGACAGTGTACAGATTACCGCAGCATTCTAGTTGAACGCAATTCCTTTACATCACCGGTAAAGGATCGTCTGTTGGCCTTTGGCAACGTTAAATCAAAGATGCTGCCACCTCCGTTGCAGTCTGCCTTTGCTAGGTACATTTTTGGTTATTAATTAATGACCAATTATTATTTTTCTTTTATATTTAAAGTCTGCCAAGTTATTCATGTACTTGTTAAGTTTACCTTTTCGGATATTTGTGTACAGTCCGACACGGCCAAACCCAGGAGGCGGTGGAGAAACTTGTGCTGAAACTGGTATCAATATTTTCTTCACTAAGGTAGGCCAATGCAATCTTTGGTCCAATAAACTAGAACTTATGATTAAGCTGGCTAATGTCTTAATGTCATATCATGATGGTGTTCTCCAGATTAATAAACTGGCTGCTGTCAGAATAAATGGAATGGTGGAAAGGTTACAACTTTCGCAGCAGATAAGGGAGAGTGTATATCGTCTCTTCCAACATGTACTTGCTCAGCGGACTTCTCTTTTATTTAACCGGCATATTGACCAGATCATTCTCTGTTGCTTTTACGGAGTGGCCAAGGTGAGCAGCGTTGGTCAAGTTCTTACGTTTATGTTTTCTGGTTGATATTGGCATCGCTTGGGCTAACACTTTATTTTCTTCCATGAACTCCCTCTAGATATCCCAAATGAGCCTAACTTTCAGGGAAATCATATACAACTATAGGAAGCAACCACAGTGTAAACCACTAGTTTTCCGCAGCGTTTATGTGGATTCGCATCAGAGTCGCCGTCAAGGTCAATGGGTAATTTAATATATATACACCCTTAACTCTAAGTTGAACAGGTCTCGTTTGTCTTGTGAAGAAGACTAAAACTTGTGACAATAACTTGTGTAACAGAGAGTGGGGCCAGATCATGTAGACA
Coding sequences within:
- the LOC106343414 gene encoding bifunctional protein FolD 2 → MASSDQTAKIIDGKAIAHTIRLEIAEEVRDLSEKHGKVPGLAVVIVGARKDSQTYVNMKRKACAEVGIKSVDVDLPEDVSEADLISKVHQLNSDPDVHGILVQLPLPKHINEENVLSAISIDKDVDGFHPLNIGKLAMKGREPLFLPCTPKGCLELLKRSGVKIKGQRAVVVGRSNIVGLPVSLLLLKADATVTTVHSHTKDPEAIIREADIVIAAAGQACMIKSDWIKPGAAVIDVGTNAVSDPSRKSGYRLVGDVDYAEACKVAGCITPVPGGVGPMTVAMLLRNTLDGAKRVIGQ
- the LOC106295587 gene encoding retinoblastoma-related protein 1 isoform X2, with translation MEEVQPPVTPPIDPNGKRSEAILSDLCEKVLSLEGSSCDEALKLFTETKPILSANMANIGSGTREEVERFWFAFVLYSVKMLTVRKQVDGQSVPVDNRFNLCQILRALKLNIVDFFKELPQFVVKAGPVLCELYGADWENRLQAKELQANFVHLSLLSNYYKRGYQEFFLTYDANAERASANSASYLPDSYRFGWLLFLALRNHAFSRFKDLVTCTNGLVSILAILIIHVPCRFRNFNIQDSSRFVKKGDKEVDLVASLCKIYDASEDELKKIMDQANNLIETILKKKPSSASTCKIDKLDNINPDGLTYFEDLLDEASISTSSITLEKDYEDSVCNKGELDERVFINEEDSLLGSGSLSAGAVNVTGVKRKIDSLSSPARTFISPLSPHKSPAAKTNTISGAIKLTATPVSTAMTTAKWLRTVICPLLPKPSPGLEHFLKSCDRDITTDVTRRAHVILEAIFPNSSLGDRCAGGSLQPVNLMDDIWAEQRRLEAVKLYYRVLEAMCIAEAQILHANNLNSLLTNERFHRCMLACSAELVLATHKSITMLFPAVLERTGITAFDLCKVIESFIRHEDSLPRELRRHLNSLEERLLESMVWEKGSSMYNSLIVARPSLALEINRLGLLAEPMPSLDAIAALINFSEGSHHAPSVQKHETCPGQNGDMKSPKRQCTDYRSILVERNSFTSPVKDRLLAFGNVKSKMLPPPLQSAFASPTRPNPGGGGETCAETGINIFFTKINKLAAVRINGMVERLQLSQQIRESVYRLFQHVLAQRTSLLFNRHIDQIILCCFYGVAKISQMSLTFREIIYNYRKQPQCKPLVFRSVYVDSHQSRRQGQWRVGPDHVDIITFYNEIFIPAVKPLLVEIIPVKKDQAMEANNKAEGHCPGSPKVSVFPSVPDMSPKKVSAVHNVYVSPLRGSKMDALVSHNSKSYYACVGESTHAYQSPSKDLSAINNRLNNCSTNRKRTLKFDVEAGLVSDSMVGNSLYLQNQNGSDASSSGGAPLKTEPVDSS
- the LOC106295587 gene encoding retinoblastoma-related protein 1 isoform X1; amino-acid sequence: MEEVQPPVTPPIDPNGKRSEAILSDLCEKVLSLEGSSCDEALKLFTETKPILSANMANIGSGTREEVERFWFAFVLYSVKMLTVRKQVDGQSVPVDNRFNLCQILRALKLNIVDFFKELPQFVVKAGPVLCELYGADWENRLQAKELQANFVHLSLLSNYYKRGYQEFFLTYDANAERASANSASYLPDSYRFGWLLFLALRNHAFSRFKDLVTCTNGLVSILAILIIHVPCRFRNFNIQDSSRFVKKGDKEVDLVASLCKIYDASEDELKKIMDQANNLIETILKKKPSSASTCKIDKLDNINPDGLTYFEDLLDEASISTSSITLEKDYEDSVCNKGELDERVFINEEDSLLGSGSLSAGAVNVTGVKRKIDSLSSPARTFISPLSPHKSPAAKTNTISGAIKLTATPVSTAMTTAKWLRTVICPLLPKPSPGLEHFLKSCDRDITTDVTRRAHVILEAIFPNSSLGDRCAGGSLQPVNLMDDIWAEQRRLEAVKLYYRVLEAMCIAEAQILHANNLNSLLTNERFHRCMLACSAELVLATHKSITMLFPAVLERTGITAFDLCKVIESFIRHEDSLPRELRRHLNSLEERLLESMVWEKGSSMYNSLIVARPSLALEINRLGLLAEPMPSLDAIAALINFSEGSHHAPSVQKHETCPGQNGDMKSPKRQCTDYRSILVERNSFTSPVKDRLLAFGNVKSKMLPPPLQSAFASPTRPNPGGGGETCAETGINIFFTKINKLAAVRINGMVERLQLSQQIRESVYRLFQHVLAQRTSLLFNRHIDQIILCCFYGVAKISQMSLTFREIIYNYRKQPQCKPLVFRSVYVDSHQSRRQGQWRVGPDHVDIITFYNEIFIPAVKPLLVEIIPVKKDQAMEANNKAEGHCPGSPKVSVFPSVPDMSPKKVSAVHNVYVSPLRGSKMDALVSHNSKSYYACVGESTHAYQSPSKDLSAINNRLNNSCSTNRKRTLKFDVEAGLVSDSMVGNSLYLQNQNGSDASSSGGAPLKTEPVDSS